A genomic window from Deltaproteobacteria bacterium includes:
- a CDS encoding ABC transporter ATP-binding protein — protein MALIEVKGLTKNFGGLMANDHIDLTVNEGEIVGLIGPNGAGKTTLFNCIAGFYPPSGGSVRFKEEEISGLPANDICLRGIARTFQIVRVFKDMTVLDNVMIGAFNRTNLTATATKKALEVLEFCGLASKKNFLAGGLTVANKKRLEFAKALATSPSLLMLDEAMAGLNQTETVEAIELVRKVQQSGITVILVEHVMEVVMPISNRVVVLNYGQKIAEDVPEKIIQHEEVIKAYLGDKYHASRRTH, from the coding sequence ATGGCCCTTATCGAGGTAAAAGGTCTCACCAAGAATTTTGGTGGGCTGATGGCCAACGATCACATCGACCTCACCGTAAATGAGGGAGAGATTGTCGGCTTAATCGGGCCCAATGGCGCCGGTAAAACTACTCTCTTCAACTGTATCGCCGGGTTTTACCCTCCCAGCGGGGGGAGTGTGCGCTTTAAAGAGGAAGAGATTAGCGGGTTACCGGCCAATGACATCTGTCTTCGCGGCATTGCCCGGACATTCCAGATTGTCCGGGTTTTTAAGGATATGACCGTCTTGGATAACGTTATGATCGGCGCTTTTAATCGCACCAACTTAACGGCCACGGCCACAAAGAAAGCCTTAGAGGTCTTGGAATTCTGTGGCCTGGCTTCGAAGAAAAACTTCCTGGCCGGAGGGCTGACCGTGGCCAACAAAAAAAGATTGGAGTTTGCCAAAGCTCTAGCAACCAGCCCTTCGCTTCTCATGCTCGACGAGGCCATGGCCGGGCTGAACCAGACCGAGACTGTGGAAGCCATCGAACTGGTGAGGAAAGTCCAACAGTCCGGAATTACCGTGATTCTGGTGGAGCATGTCATGGAGGTGGTGATGCCCATCTCCAACCGGGTGGTAGTCCTGAATTATGGCCAGAAGATTGCCGAGGATGTACCAGAAAAGATTATCCAGCATGAAGAGGTAATCAAGGCTTATTTAGGAGATAAATACCATGCTTCGCGTCGAACGCATTAA
- a CDS encoding ABC transporter ATP-binding protein has product MLRVERIKVSYDDVPALHEVSFKVEPGQIVSIVGANGAGKSTILRAISHTLHLDEGSILFENQRTDQIPPHRVVESGIAHVPEGRRLFARLTVNQNLILGAYTNKSPDHREATLKTIFKLFPVLQERQNQRAGTLSGGEQQMLAIARGLMSKPKLLMLDEPSMGIMPKLITEIFEMIQRLNKEEGITILLVEQNVQEALELADYAYVLQTGRIVMEGKPADLLQTDLIKKAYLGL; this is encoded by the coding sequence ATGCTTCGCGTCGAACGCATTAAAGTTTCCTACGACGATGTCCCGGCCCTACATGAGGTATCTTTTAAGGTGGAACCGGGCCAAATCGTCTCCATCGTCGGGGCCAATGGGGCCGGAAAGAGCACTATTCTCAGAGCCATTTCCCACACCCTCCATCTCGATGAAGGGTCCATTCTCTTCGAAAACCAGCGCACCGATCAGATTCCTCCCCATCGAGTGGTGGAAAGTGGCATCGCCCATGTGCCCGAAGGAAGACGCCTTTTTGCGCGACTGACCGTGAATCAAAACCTCATCCTGGGAGCTTACACCAATAAATCGCCGGACCACCGGGAAGCTACTTTGAAGACCATCTTCAAGCTCTTTCCCGTTTTGCAGGAGCGGCAGAACCAGCGGGCCGGGACCCTCAGCGGAGGGGAACAGCAGATGCTGGCCATCGCCCGCGGGTTAATGTCCAAGCCCAAGCTCCTTATGCTCGATGAACCTTCCATGGGGATCATGCCCAAACTTATAACCGAAATCTTCGAGATGATTCAGCGGTTGAATAAGGAAGAGGGGATCACCATCCTGCTGGTGGAACAGAATGTTCAAGAGGCTTTGGAACTGGCAGATTATGCTTATGTTTTGCAGACTGGGCGGATCGTCATGGAAGGAAAACCCGCCGATCTCCTCCAAACGGACCTGATCAAGAAGGCATATTTAGGGCTGTGA